GGCTAGCCATTTGGGCATCTGTGCTGGGATTTTGAAGAACAAGCCAGCTTCAGACCTAGAGAAACTCTCGCCTCACCGCGATGGAAGGGTATGTCTCTGCCGTCCGCAAGATGGAGCAGACTGTGATGTTTCCCAGCCTTCTCCAAGGAGTCTCCTTGGAATGTGCGGATGACACAGTCAAGACCAGCTCTGGTGATAAAGACCTGTATGAATATTTCACGCTGCTGAAGTCCATCAAGCAGATGGCAGAAGGTGGGCTAGCACCACTCAATGACCAGAACCCCACTATTACTGCCCGCTTTGGAGAACAGGAGAGCAGAGAGAAGGCTGATCTTGAAGGACTCTTTCATTACCACGTATCTGGCTTGTACCACGTCCTCACCCAGCTAACGACAAGAGCCAACACCGTCACCTCCAGATATAATGACATTATGGGACAGATCTACCCAAACGAAATTTCTCTTCGCTGGTGAAAAGACGCTCAGCAAAGGTGAGTTGCCTGCATCcaaattcctccttttcttcataaagaaaaacaaaaactcatAGTGATGAAAGAGGAAGTTGAAATCCTAGAAAGGATTTCTTCACCACCACAGCCGGCTCACATTGCTGCGCTTATTAATAGAATGGGTAGAAATGTGTCATGAAGGAAACCAACAGCACAAGTGGAGAtttatatttactcagaagttccagtgttcaatgggcctcactcccagggaagtgagtgTAGGGAAGTATATGTAGAGCTGCAGCCTTGCTTTTCCTTTGAAAAGAGGcttttccttgcttgcttgcttctttaGCACCCTTCAGTGCTGGATTTCTATAGGGAAGTTGCTGGTGCTGTATCCTGCTGTATTCTCTCTCGGCAGATAAGAGGTGACCCAGAGAAACATCCATCAGTGATGATAAGGCAAAGGATCATTGTGTGTTCTCAGAGACACTCTTTTACCTCCCCCCAAATCGTAAATAGTATTTCTTTAGGGCACTTATTGCTCATTCTTGCTTTGGGGAGCTCAGAGGAGGGCTATCGCATCTGGTGCCACGTCCAGACACTGAGCTTGCACAAGCTAACGAAAAACAACATCAGTACTTGCAGTATTGGGGGAAAGGTAGGGGGGCTTTAATGAAAACTGCAAACCTTAGGCTCTATTCCCTCCCCAGGATTTAACCTAATTATGGGCCCCTATAGCCTTCTAAAATAGTACCTAAGCGGTCAGGACAAAAGCGGAGGGGACTGCCCCTGCATCCCTGCAATTCAAGCACTTGTCATTGTGGCAGGCAGACAAACTCTAAAGGCTACTTTGCTttggcttttttcctttttgctctgCTATTGTTTTTACCATTATCActgctgactcacagcccaatcctgtgcttgtctactcagaagtcagtcccattagagttaatggggcttactcccaggaaagtgtggctaggattgggctgtcaatcttttTAAATATTACATTTTTGGGGGAAGTGTTGATTCTGTTATTATTTTGTGATGTAAACCAGCTGGAGTGTGTTGTATAAATAGGAGGGTGGAAATTCCTACAGTAAATAAGCCATAGGAcagctttgggggggagggtctccATTCATTCCCATTCATTCCCATTCCCATTCATTCCCATTCATTCATGGGATTGACTCCATTAGGTCAATCAGGCACAGGAGACAGAGTTCTTATGGTATACCCTTGTTAACCCTTTCTGTTATTCATTTTACAGAAACTGCATTTCATGGCCTGGATGGATAGACAACTTGTGACTCTTGCCCTTACCTGTAAGGAACTCTTGGACACTAGGAAACCTCAAATGCAGCATTCGTTGTGCAGCATGAACTATACTTGAATAATTCCAGCACTGATATTTCTGTACAGAAGAGTTATCTAAACATATGCCTTAGCTGCTTTAGCTTGGTGATATTTGAAAATGAAGTTGCTTGcagtttataaaaataaataatttcatacCTTTTGAATCCatttacactgagtcagaccattgttctGTCTAGATAGCCCAACCTTTCCTTACCCTGATTGGCAGAGGCTCTCCAAAGCTCTGCTCCCTGAGATCCTTTAatctaggggtgtccaaagttttcggcaggagggccacatcatctctctgacataagaacataagaacagccccactggatcaggccataggcccatctagtccagcttcctgtatctcacagcggcccaccaaatgccccagggagcacaccagataacaagagacctcatcctggtgccttcccttttcctgacactgtatcagggccaggaaaaaaaaaaagaattaatttacatttcaaatttgaataaatttacataaatgaatatattagagatggaacttatattaatgaacgACAAACAATTAATGAACGACAAACAATGAATCAAACAGTTGacctctcacactgagagcagttgcatcaggccagcaagtctctggaggaccagaggttcattggagactgggggctccctgaggggtggactgggagtcctcgagggctgcaagtggtcccagggccggagtttgggcacccctgctttaatctaAAACTACCTGGGGCTGAATTCTTCCATGTCCAAAACATGCCTTGCCACAGAACTATCCAGGGATTCTGTCACACCATCCCATAACATCAGCTTGAATCAGAGCAGGATTTCTTAGTCTCCATTTGATCATTTTCCTGCATGTAGGAAAATGATTTGTCCCTATTTGATCATGTCCCTATCTGAAATGTCCCTATTTGATCATTTTCTTCCAGGAGGACTCCTGTCTGTTTAAGAGCAGCTCAATGGGCAGAAGTTCAACAGGCAAAGCTGTTCCCATCACTACTGCTTTTTGTCAGGAAAAGCTTTGTCTGTTGAATTTTTGCCTATTAATGGGTAAAGATCTAACATGCAACTCTTAAAGGGCCAAGACATTTGCCAGAATACTGTAGGAGCCTTGCCTTGCCTAGAGTTTTAACCTTACAGCCAGTTACCAGAAGGTGTAAAGAAGTTGGTGGAGGAGAGATCACTGACAGCTTAGGAAAAGGTGAACAAGGGAAGATATGCTTACATTTTTGAAACATGGCTGTTTCCAATTAGAAGGGAAAAGTACTCCacacatgttcagaagcactcTGCCCCTGGattcttttgaaaacaaaaaaagcttTGTACTGCTGTGGGAAGCAGCACTCTACACATACTCAGAATAACTCAGCTTGAGATGTTAACATTGTTTTGCACAAAAGGCACCCATCACTCCACATTTATGAGACCTGTAATGTCCTCCCTTCCTTTACGGTTTGCTAATCCACATGGCCACCCTTTTATGGTCCTGGTCCTTCAACAGCCTAACACAAGACAGAGGCCGCTTTCTCCCACTGCCATTAAACTCCATGCCAGTAAAACCTTCACCTGTTCAGTTTCAGTGCATAAGGCTGCTCTTAGAAGCATGACAAGGCAGAAGGTTACAACAATCCCCATGCCTCTTAGCACATTTAAAGTGCCTTTCACCAAATTCACaacactaaaactgagtgttgggagagttaggacagacaaaagaaaatatttgtttactcagcgtgtggttggtctgtggaactccttgccacaggatgttgtgatggcatctggcctggatgcctttaaaaggggattggacaagtttctggaggaaaagtccattccaggttacaagccatgatgtacatgtgcaacctcctgattttaaaaatgggctatgtcagatgcaggggagggcaccaggatgcaggtctcttgttatctggtgtgctccctggggcatttggtgggccactgtgagatacaggaagctggactagatgggccatggcctgatccagtggggctgttcttatgttcttaccactgCAGCCTCTCCATCTCTCCCCCAGCTCTCAGCACAGAAGTAAGGACAGGGCTTCCAGAGCAGACGGCATGGTTGCCAGGCTGTCTTGAGTAAGACACCTCTCTGAAGTAAGGCAGCCAATGATGCAATCAGTGCAACCACTGGCTGCTTGTCTTTTTGCCAGGGTTGGTCTCCAGCCAGAATAATTTCCAAAGGCATTAACTGCTGGCAGTGACAGAGGGAGCGCCTGGTCCGGGATCCAGACCTCAATGGGTTCATCGTATTGTATTGATATTCCCCCTTTCTTTTACCTTGGAACCCAAAGCAGCATGCTCAGGGGTCCTGGGGTGTGTGTTGTGTCCTCTTCAGGCACAAACCAaacctaggctgaaatcctagacacacttttccaggagcaagccccactgcacacaatgggctttacttctgagctgacatgcatagaattgctccACTAGTCCCACTTTGCATCAGTACATGTGCTAGAGACCATGCCCAGAGCCTGTTTTCTCCACTTTTAGACCCCTAAGCTATTATTTTCCCCAGGAGCACAATGCCACCTCCATCGCcacctgccttcctgcctgccctcttcctcttcctcaatGGCACCTGCCCCACCTTACACTTGCTGTGCACTGCCTCCAAGAGGAAAGACCAGAAGGCACAGGAGGGAACTGGAACAGAGCAAAACCTGTGTGAATGATTGGCCTGTAGGATCTCCTCAGGGGCCTGAACAACTGAAGGTCCAGGTGAACCATTGGCTAGCAACAGGTTTTCAGATAAAGTGTGTTTTGGTTATTTTCCACCTATCTACGTActgtatacagcagtggttcccaaaccttttcgacTGGCTTGCCCTACCGGTCCAATGGCCGTGGGTCCCATTAGGGCTACTATTCTATATCCTGTATAGGATGGTGGATTTTTCTACAGTGTTATGCACTTTTTCCTTACTTCTCCTTCTGTGTGGTTGGGTCAGGACGAAAGCATCCTGGTGTCATGGCTATTGACTGGCTACGTCTGTTGTTAGGCAGCTCACTGGCTGCTAATGTTCGTTAATGGCCAGAAGGTGTTTCTAGTGGGGTCATGTGGATAGAAAACTCTCCCTAAACGTTTGGAATGGGAGAAAACCTCCAGAACTGAAGGAGGTGACCCTATGCAAGTGAAGGAGAAGGGCTGATGTAAGCTGTATGTGTGTGAAGGAAAGGACTTTGGGGAACAGACAAAGAGAACAGCAAGctgaaggcattttggggtgcaaGGCCTATTCCTGGCCTAGGATTGTGATGTGAGGTACCAAGCCTGCTGCCTCATAGGcatacatgcagtggcatagctagaggggatgcaaagcactgagttttgcagggagcctcaccatggtgtgcaacagcccctcgccatcagagccattccaggtgatgggagcaaaatggtggCGTGCACTGCTTGCTCAAGTGCCTCTTATCAAAGGAGTGCTGGAACTTTAATAAAcaaacagtatttaaaaaaaaaaatatgtacaatgaattttaaaaagagagaaaatgaaaaacTGAGCTGACActgggtaggggagggcaggcaggagagtgaTTCAGGCCCAGAAGAGGGGTGGGGATGCAGCTGAGGGCCCTCTCTCTCATCCTGCACCTCAAAGCCCTAAATAGGTCTACTCGGTTCTGTGCCATCAATTGAGCTGGTGTAGACCTGAGCAGACCCACAGGGCCCAACACCTGtgaagggaactgatgttcccttaccgaggagacctctggctgcctccttgtctctgtgagatacagaagtggccattttggtgccactgaaccGTGGGAAAGGCactccagttaggattgggctgcccctctctgCTTAAGGTTGGGTTGATGttgaggagggggagaaggaggaggaggaaaacccTGGGTAGGGAGGActggcagggcagaagctgggaGGGTCTTGATCACACtgcattttgggtgcaatccagagatgGACTGGGATGGAAGGAACTGGTGTGGGTGGGTCTGGCATGTTTTGAGAGCCAGGAGGTGAAATTTATTTTGAATGGATGATACCAGGTGGTAGGACAAAGGCCTTCTTAGCTTAAAAACCATTCTGAGCAAACTATTTCAAGGTAAATTAATGCAGTAGACACTGGACAGAGTTAAATCTTTAGCAGTGGTTAATGGGGAGCACTCAGACAAGGACCCTTAGCATGAGATTCGTCAGGATATGTTTGTATTTTCATTGGTGAAATGTGGAAGGGAATGAAGAATTCATGAGCTGacccagtgacgtagctagaggggctgcttgcacgctgtggtgaggcaccctgaaaaacttagtgctttgcaccccctctagctatgccactgagctgaCCACTCCCACAGCTTCATaatcttaggtcatcagagaaggcctttttacaagtgccgccaccaagaaacagggccttctcagtagtggcaccaatgttatggaactcccttccccttgacttgagaatggctccctctcttgagacttttcagcgaggcctgaagacccttctgtttaaacaagccttctgagttcatggcctttataacatcttttctacatcttttagtattttttacaggcctgattcctctatgatctgctgctttatgctctttttatctgactactgtttttatggtatctgttaatgtgtttttaatatgttgtttatctgttggttaaattatgtttttaatctgtttttaacatgttgtaagccgccctgggtcccttttagggagaaggggggatataaataaagtttattataagCTTTGGGAGAAGACGTTGCTCCATGGAAGTTTCTTCCAGCAAAAACTGGAGCTTTTCTGCTCCAAAGTTTCCCAGTCTTtggggttgctttttttttttgctcggAATGGCTTGTTTTCTGCTCAGCACCTGTTCCAATGCACAGAATGACTCATCATGGAATTCCGATCAATGTCATGCCACCATCCAGGGTCAAGCACCAAGACTTAGTCTAGCTCTGGCCTGGGATTATTCCAGCCAGTAAATAATGTCACATTGCTCATCCATGGGAAGTCAACGGACTCTTTGCCAAGGTGCACAAGGATAAGGAATCTGATTTGCTGGAAATGGAGGAGTGCCTTTGGCTTGTGTGGAGCTCATCCCAGTCATGTTCTCTGTGCCTGACTGCCCCCAATCTGGTTGCATATAAATTGCCATCAACTACCTGAGTGCCACCAACAGCTATTGGCCTTTCGTGCATCACTGTTGGGACCTCAAGGAACCAGCAAGCTTCAAGCCCCGAGAAAAGCTCTCCCTGCTGCCATGGAAGGGTACTTCTCTGCTGTCCGCAAAATGGAGCAAACGGTGTTGTTTCCCAGCCTCCTCCAAGGGGTTTCCTTGAAAGAGGGAGATGACCCATCCGAGGCTGACTCCTGTGACAAAGACCTGTACGAATATTACACGCAATTGAAGTCCATCAAGTTGCTGGTGGAGGGTGGCCTAGTGCCTCTCAACGACCGAAAGCCTCACGTGGCCACACAGTTGCAGGAACAGGAGGGCAAAGAGGCTGTGGATCTTGAAGGCTACTTTTACTACCACGTGTCCAGCTTGTACCGTGTACTCACTCTGCTGACCAGAAGAGCCAATGCTGTGACTGTGAAATATAATGAAATTATGGGGCAGATCAACCAAAGTGAAAATTATCTTGGCTGGTGAGAGCACACACCACGAACAGCAGAGGTAAGATGCTCTTGCAGCCCAAAAGcttgcatgtttgctcagaagtaagtcccagtgagctCTACAGAATTTGCTTCCACGTAAATCTGAACAGGAGTACCAGCTCagagcagtgatgtagctagaagggatgcaaagagcgaagttttgcagggagcctcactgtggcatgcgagcagcccctttggagccattccaggtggtgggggcaaaacagaggtataCATCCAGAAAGCCTCCCTAGAACACTTCCAGAAGGTGtacccctccattttgctcccaccacctggaatggcttgaAAGAGGAAGGTAAGGgaccgcttgcacgctgtggtgaggctccctgcaaaacttagtgctttgcaccccctctagctatgccactgcctcacaGAGCAAATGTAATAAATACCGAGCCTGGTGTTACAACCTGTAGTGCTCATAGAATCTCCCTTATTCTCACCTGTAATGGCTTCCCCATTTATTCTAAAAGAGCGAACTCACATTCCTTTAATGTGCATGGATCTGTCCTTGCCACGACTGTGAATGTTGTTCTCACAAGAGATTCATGTGGGCATTGGAGCATGAATGGAGCTCTAAATGAGGACAAGGGTCCTGGTTTGGATTCTCTGTCTTTGTATAGCTGTGaaaagcaacagtgggagaggacTATTGTGGGCTCCCCAAAGATCCAGATGGTTCGTTATGGGCTATATTGAGGgatctttggtttgatccagcagggtccttcttatgttcttatggtgcctGCCTGATTTTCTCCATTCAGCAAATAATAGGTTCTGGAAAGAGGCTTAgataaggaaagggggggggataaacGCCCCCTTCCCTAGGATTGCTTCCAACAGCTGCTTTgtccaaaaaaaagaaagaaagaaatgcaagCTTGGACAGTTTTGTGGACCTCCAAAGGGACATGACTTTGTGACATGTTCTCCTTTTCCAACTCATTTCACAGGCCACCTGGAGGCTACAGGGAGCTGACACCTTGCTCTGCGTGGCTCCAATGGACTTTCTCATCTGACTGACAACCAGGGTGCTGCGACAGAATACTTGACTCTCTCAAGAACTGATAATTATTGGAAAGAAAATATTGTTGTATTTAAGTTTTGTTTGTTATTTATGCCTCTGATCCAAAGTGACTCAAAGGATCCTATACCTTTCAGATCTGCACTTGGTCCAATCAttgcctcaccactgccaccaaatatTTGCAGATCCCTTTCCGAAAGACAGttattttattctatttataTGTAGCTGGACTCATTGTCAATAAAATGCTATAAACAAAATGTGTTGTCCCCTTGCCTTGTTAGTCTTATTCCATTAATCTGCCTGCCCGATAATACTCCATAGCCAGGGgtgtttgggggttttttttaaatgaatggttGGTTATGACATTGTATGTCTATAACAATGAATCCTGTTGCAGACTCCCCACTTTGCCAAGTGATGAGAGGTTTAATGGAGGGCAGAGCAGTTGGTTTCCTTTGAGTGAGACTTGATGTGCCTTTGGAGTAGTAtgtggtggcatagctaggggggtgcaaagcactaagtttcgcaaagagcctcaccgcagcaggcaagtgtcccctccccctccctttggagccaggcataccCTTCTCAgagcctgaatggctccaaagggaagtgtcccttgcacgctgtggtgaggctccctgaaaaatttagtgctttgcactccctctagctacaccactgatagtATGATGCATTATTTACACCTATACAGGTAGCACATATGTGGCTGCAAGCAGCATGTGTATGCCTGCCAAGAATTACACTGGTAGTATGTTGAATTAGGACCATGGAGTTTGGGGTGCACAGTCTTCACTCAGCCCTGAGACTCAATGGGTGACCAGTTTCTCTCCCTCAGCCTAACCAACCTCCTCTCACAGGGCTGTTATGAGGATTTCAGTGTTCTTTGGAGAAAGGCTGGGAAAGaatgagggggggacatgattgagacattcaaaatcatacaggtgatggacagagtagatagagagatgctcttttccctctcacataacaccagaaccagggaacagccactaaaattgagtgttgggagggttaggacagacaaaagaaaatatttctttacccagcctgtaattagtttgtggaactctttgccacaggatgtagtgatggcatcttgccttggatgcctttaagagaggatcggacaaatttctggaggaaaagttcattaccagttacaagtcatagtaggtatgtgcaagctcttggtttcagaggcaggctgcctctgattgccagatgcaggggagggcaccaggatgcagattgtgtctgttgtcttgtgttctccctggggcatttggtgggccactgtgagttacaggaagctggactagatgggcctttagcctgatccagcagggctcttcttatgctcttaatatatatatatttaaaaatcagatatcCAGAGAGAAATCTGTATCCACTTTGAGTGAGAAACAAGGACTCTAGCAAACTCTAAAACTGCTGTTTCTTCACACAAGTAgcaagctagagggggtgcaaagcactaagttttgcatggcacttcagcacaggcatagcaagaggccccctccccttaggagccattctggactgctagtggagggaggggccacttgcaggcccacagtgaggctctgtgcaacacatagtgctttgcaagtcGAGGTGAGgtaccctgcaaaactcagtgctttgcacccctctagctatgctactgccctgtGCAAAGCAGAGCCTACTCTCATGTTCATTGGCATTGCCAAAGCCCACAAAAcatccttgaggaggcttcctttCAGAGGGCAGACATGGAAATTCTGCAGCCAGCCTTTTTCATCAGAGTTCTCCAGAGACCAGCCGACTGGCCAAGCAGGATCTTGGTCAGTGAAGAGGAGAACTAAGGTACTTCCCCACTTCACTCCATCCCtacatctgttgaatttctgcctgttgagCAGCTGTTTAAAGGTCTTGCCAGGACACTGGAAGAAGCAGCAGTGTCATAGGTCTAAACTGGGTGGTCCCACAACATTAAGTGACCCTGGTACCTGGAGGATGATAAACTCAAAAGCCAAACTTTGCATGCAGATAAGAGAACTCATTCCTCCCCTACACCAAACAGAGGTTCTCCCCACCTCTGCAAACATCACAGTCTACCTGCCCCACCCGTAAGATTTCATATATTTTTCTCTCCTTGTGTTTCAACAGATAACCTGACCTATGCTCCAGCTTTCTCTATTCACCAGTGTCAggaacatcacccttggggtagggaaggaccaggggagattcccaaatCAAGCAGAATTTAGTCCTCCTCCCCTACACCATCCTCCATGaacccccaagggcaatgttttctattttgcttactccaagccccaggtcctattaacatacatttccttggtcaattattgcactcaattttcatgtataagatttttattataactttaagggagcttcagttgctccaaaaaacatatttacatgaattacagtagctaaaacaagaaaagatcatataaCTAAAACATATGACCTTACAGGTCTCTCAGCAcaaaagctgttaacccccagctcccttcctcctgctgcctgtcttttcaggcacccacgcccaggttttagtctctaaattactgatgcactacacctgggtagccagcaaccaacttaatccatcttaaggggaaaggcacttgccccacccccatGACAACCAGGGCACTTGTCCTTTTTAAAACATGGTTCCAAAGTTTGTACCTTTTTTCCCTATTGGGAAGATGTTGGGGATGCCTTTTAAATATGTCCTTATTGTGCACAGGCCCTCTTCAGACTAAAGCTGTGTTCCTTGGCAGATGGATCTTGACACTAGTGCCATGgagtagctagagtgggtgcaaagcactaagtcttgcaggaagcctcaccgaagcatgcaagaggcccctacCCTTCAGAGTAATGCCAGGTGGGGGGGAGTGTATGCCTTTGATTTGCTCCCTAAGTAAGTACTTtgtaccccctttagctatgtcactgaacTAGTGTGCATGCAGACATGGTCACACAATGCTAGTGCTTTGCTGCATGTCCTTGAACTGTTTCTTTTCTTGGCCTTTGCCTCTGGTAAATCACTGTCTCTATTCTGTCCCTATTTTTTGCCTTTGGGGCAGTGTTTGTATTACAGGGGACTCAGCCCTCCATATTATGTGTTGATTCCTTTTGCTACTGGTTTTAAAAGGTTGTGGGGGCCATTATTTGACTGAGTCTGGGGAAGACAACTGTGGGGCAGTTGTCAGGAGGACAGACATCAGCAGGTAAAGTCTTTTGCAGCATGGAGATCAGCATGAT
This portion of the Tiliqua scincoides isolate rTilSci1 chromosome 3, rTilSci1.hap2, whole genome shotgun sequence genome encodes:
- the LOC136645891 gene encoding thyroid hormone-inducible hepatic protein-like; translated protein: MEGYVSAVRKMEQTVMFPSLLQGVSLECADDTVKTSSGDKDLYEYFTLLKSIKQMAEGGLAPLNDQNPTITARFGEQESREKADLEGLFHYHVSGLYHVLTQLTTRANTVTSRYNDIMGQIYPNEISLRW
- the LOC136643995 gene encoding thyroid hormone-inducible hepatic protein-like, giving the protein MEGYFSAVRKMEQTVLFPSLLQGVSLKEGDDPSEADSCDKDLYEYYTQLKSIKLLVEGGLVPLNDRKPHVATQLQEQEGKEAVDLEGYFYYHVSSLYRVLTLLTRRANAVTVKYNEIMGQINQSENYLGW